From a region of the Panicum virgatum strain AP13 chromosome 2K, P.virgatum_v5, whole genome shotgun sequence genome:
- the LOC120695016 gene encoding uncharacterized protein LOC120695016, which produces MEIHGDPLHRTALPPTLQGFFHGRGEAYDDDVPRQEFGQFASLLGRAPAAAPVIDPSFPFITRVLPWTDHIFLLDSRNGLLLFGHLSPDADDTPPELDYIVCNPATEQWVAVPGCGCVDDDLSLIMLTTHVSLLFDPARSSHFHLVLFWDDLDIDGTTLTTVHTYSSEAGVWSHSEEDWSEEERQGPLEEWRRRDMLTDSSSLCGSSRAMVDGLLYLILGRDQIIQVDVQGKTRRIIPAPLARVDSETYVVFVGQSQGLLHCIVEEGHEGAPSPLASDDPRMRWGYGLSVWVLQGSDSDMQQWTFKHRMTNQQLFGRISCRCMLDYHVVTMHPDCNLIFFVQHRDARLISYDIDRQEVRALHSFQHDFGPITLFNRLTLTPYVPYLSELFLGVIGAHKQ; this is translated from the exons ATGgag ATCCACGGCGACCCGCTCCACCGCACGGCGCTGCCCCCGACGCTCCAGGGCTTCTTCCACGGCCGTGGAGAGGCCTACGACGACGACGTGCCGCGCCAGGAGTTCGGCCAGTTCGCCAGCCTGCTCGGGAgggcgcccgccgcggcgccggtcaTCGACCCTTCCTTCCCCTTCATCACCAGGGTTCTGCCGTGGACGGACCACATCTTCCTCCTGGACTCGCGCAACGGGCTCCTCCTCTTCGGCCACCTCTCCCCGGACGCCGACGACACGCCACCGGAGCTGGACTACATCGTGTGCAACCCGGCGACGGAGCAGTGGGTGGCCGTGCCCGGCTGCGGCTGCGTCGACGACGACCTCAGCCTCATCATGCTCACCACGCACGTCTCCCTCCTCTTCGACCCGGCCcgttcctcccatttccacctGGTCCTCTTCTGGGACGATCTTGACATTGATGGCACGACACTGACCACAGTCCACACATACTCGTCGGAAGCTGGGGTTTGGAGCCACAGCGAGGAAGATTGgagtgaggaagaaaggcaagGGCCATTGGAAGAGTGGAGGCGCCGTGACATGCTCACTGACAGCTCCAGCCTCTGTGGGTCCTCGAGAGCCATGGTCGATGGCCTGCTGTACTTGATCCTGGGGAGGGACCAGATAATCCAAGTGGATGTGCAAGGGAAGACACGGCGAATCATCCCGGCGCCTTTGGCTCGTGTGGATTCAGAAACCTATGTGGTGTTCGTGGGTCAATCCCAGGGGCTTCTGCATTGCATTGTGGAAGAAGGTCATGAAGGTGCCCCATCTCCGCTGGCCAGTGATGATCCTCGCATGAGATGGGGCTATGGGCTCTCGGTGTGGGTTCTTCAGGGCTCGGACTCAGATATGCAACAGTGGACCTTCAAGCACAGGATGACCAATCAGCAGCTCTTCGGGAGGATCAGTTGTCGATGCATGCTCGACTACCATGTGGTCACCATGCATCCAGATTGCAACCTGATCTTCTTCGTCCAGCACCGGGATGCCCGATTGATATCGTATGATATCGACCGGCAGGAAGTGCGAGCTCTCCATTCCTTTCAGCATGACTTTGGGCCAATTACTCTATTTAATCGCCTTACTCTGACTCCTTATGTTCCGTATTTGTCGGAGCTGTTTCTCGGAGTCATTGGTGCTCATAAGCAATAG
- the LOC120695017 gene encoding putative F-box protein At1g31090, translating to MDFPDPKRRAVAAAAGLPDEALKEIFSRLPIKPLCRSKCVAKAWRDLIADPLHRRKLHQTLAGFFYGSGGRTACWPRQRQEYVNFINLMWTSTAPLADPPFPFLEDLPYIENVRLLGSCDRLLLFDYVSTSLDLGFVVCNPATKQSVAVPGKCLEADDDDNTDLVSAKGWSYELCIWVLEDYDTQQWVLKHTASLVKD from the exons ATGGACTTCCCCGACCCCAAGAGGcgagccgtggcggcggcggccggcctccctgACGAAGCCCTCAAGGAGATCTTCTCGCGCCTCCCCATCAAGCCCCTGTGCCGATCCAAGTGCGTCGCCAAGGCCTGGCGCGACCTCATCGCCGACCCCCTCCACCGCAGGAAGCTGCACCAAACCCTAGCGGGGTTCTTCtacggcagcggcgggcgcaCGGCCTGCTGGCCGCGCCAGCGCCAGGAGTACGTGAATTTCATCAACCTAATGTGGACATCCACTGCGCCGCTCGCCGACCCGCCATTCCCCTTCCTGGAGGACCTTCCCTACATCGAGAATGTCCGTCTCCTGGGTTCCTGCGACAGGCTCCTCCTCTTCGATTACGTTTCCACATCGCTGGATCTAGGCTTCGTCGTGTGCAACCCCGCCACGAAGCAGTCGGTGGCCGTGCCGGGCAAAT GTCTAGaggctgatgatgatgataacacGGATCTTGTCAGTGCAAAAGGGTGGAGCTATGAACTGTGCATCTGGGTTCTTGAGGACTATGATACACAACAATGGGTCCTGAAGCACACA GCATCACTAGTGAAGGATTAG